A single Parabacteroides timonensis DNA region contains:
- a CDS encoding beta-mannosidase, with product MKIQIKKNYIQLIIFFLATLSYTAVGETSLKTELNSGWRFKQWRLNNWYPAAVPGVVHTDLIANGIIEDPFFRLNERSVQWVDKEDWMYETSFDLNNEMFDKKNIRLHFMGLDTYVSVYLNGEKILEGNNMFCEWKVDIKGKVKQKDNKLEVLFRSPIKEDIPKWDALPYHYPTGPDQSQQGGIFEKTVSPFARKAGYHYGWDWGPRLVTSGIWRPVYVEAWNDVKLEDVFIQQKEVNKRKASITVNVDVLADKDISNAQIVVKDKKSGISYATFTTDLKKGANVATTDFVINNPKLWWTNGLGEAHLYEFQTDIILDSQVVDSNTSKTGLRSVKVINKPDQYGSTLYIELNGVPVFMKGANYIPCDNFLPRVTKEIYEKTVLDAVNTNMNMLRVWGGGTYENDIFYDLCDQYGILVWQDFMFACSMYPSEGEYLESVRQEAIDNIKRLRNHPSIALWCGNNEAYDGWFGWGRKEDYTRQNPEYARVMWKQYTDLFHKLLPDMVEQYAPGVFYWPSSPYGLPGQGCDDKHGDRHYWDVWHGRKPITQYNNERSRFFSEYGFQSFPEFESVKIYAPESKDWAITSEVMMEHQRAGSYANNLIEEYLLNEYRKPKDFESFLYMNQVLQGDAVKIAMEAHRRDMPYCMGTLFWQHNDCWPVASWSSRDYYGRWKAQHYFAREAYKDILVSPIEKDNRLSVYIVSDRLTASQGDLTVTVLTLDGKVINKIQKKVSIAANTSKNVLSMDAEHLIKGNSKSEVVIQTRLVDKAGKIYTNNYFLLQQKAINYPLVTISKQIKPIDGGYEIELTADKFARAVFMSLNGIDNFFENNYFDILPGETVSVKVKSKLSGSDFGKQLKIVSLSDAY from the coding sequence ATGAAAATCCAAATAAAGAAAAACTATATCCAACTTATCATCTTTTTTCTGGCAACTTTATCTTATACAGCAGTCGGTGAGACTTCATTGAAAACGGAGTTGAACTCCGGATGGCGTTTTAAACAATGGCGGTTGAACAATTGGTATCCGGCGGCTGTGCCAGGTGTAGTCCATACCGATCTTATTGCAAATGGAATAATAGAGGATCCTTTCTTTCGTCTGAATGAGAGAAGTGTGCAGTGGGTTGACAAAGAAGACTGGATGTATGAAACATCGTTTGATCTGAATAACGAAATGTTTGATAAGAAAAATATCCGGCTACATTTTATGGGACTGGATACCTATGTCAGTGTTTATCTGAATGGTGAAAAGATCTTAGAAGGCAATAATATGTTCTGTGAATGGAAAGTCGATATAAAGGGGAAGGTAAAACAAAAAGACAATAAACTGGAGGTTTTATTCCGCTCTCCGATAAAAGAAGATATACCTAAATGGGATGCGCTGCCTTATCATTATCCAACAGGACCGGATCAGTCTCAGCAAGGAGGTATTTTCGAAAAAACAGTTAGTCCGTTTGCACGTAAGGCGGGTTATCATTATGGTTGGGATTGGGGACCACGCCTGGTCACATCTGGAATTTGGCGTCCGGTTTATGTAGAGGCATGGAATGACGTTAAACTGGAAGATGTCTTTATCCAGCAGAAAGAGGTGAACAAGCGAAAAGCCTCGATTACAGTAAATGTGGATGTTTTGGCTGACAAAGATATCTCCAATGCACAAATCGTTGTAAAAGATAAGAAATCGGGAATATCTTATGCTACATTCACAACAGATCTGAAAAAAGGAGCAAACGTTGCTACTACCGATTTTGTGATCAATAATCCGAAGTTATGGTGGACAAACGGTTTAGGTGAAGCCCATCTTTATGAGTTCCAGACAGATATTATATTGGATTCTCAGGTTGTTGATTCTAATACTTCCAAAACTGGTTTACGGTCTGTAAAAGTGATCAATAAGCCGGATCAATATGGTTCGACGTTATATATTGAGCTAAACGGAGTTCCTGTATTTATGAAGGGAGCGAACTATATTCCTTGCGATAACTTTTTACCTCGTGTAACCAAAGAGATATATGAGAAAACAGTTCTCGATGCTGTAAATACGAATATGAATATGCTCAGAGTCTGGGGTGGAGGTACTTATGAAAATGATATCTTTTATGATCTTTGCGATCAATATGGTATTTTGGTCTGGCAGGATTTTATGTTTGCTTGTAGTATGTATCCTTCTGAAGGAGAATATCTTGAAAGTGTCCGTCAGGAAGCGATAGATAATATTAAGCGTTTAAGAAATCATCCTTCTATTGCTCTTTGGTGTGGAAATAATGAAGCGTATGATGGCTGGTTCGGCTGGGGACGCAAGGAAGATTATACCAGACAGAATCCGGAATATGCGCGTGTTATGTGGAAACAGTATACTGATTTGTTCCATAAGTTGTTGCCGGATATGGTGGAACAGTATGCTCCGGGTGTATTTTATTGGCCTTCTTCTCCCTATGGTCTTCCGGGACAAGGTTGTGATGATAAGCATGGAGATCGCCATTACTGGGATGTTTGGCATGGAAGAAAGCCGATTACTCAATATAATAATGAACGGAGCCGCTTTTTCAGTGAGTATGGATTTCAATCTTTTCCGGAGTTTGAGTCGGTGAAAATATATGCGCCGGAATCTAAAGACTGGGCCATTACCTCTGAAGTTATGATGGAACATCAACGGGCCGGTTCTTACGCTAACAATTTGATAGAAGAGTATCTGCTGAATGAATATAGAAAGCCTAAAGATTTTGAATCTTTTCTTTATATGAATCAGGTTTTGCAGGGTGATGCCGTTAAGATTGCGATGGAAGCCCATCGAAGAGATATGCCTTATTGTATGGGTACGTTATTTTGGCAGCATAATGACTGTTGGCCTGTGGCTTCATGGTCCAGCCGTGATTATTATGGCCGTTGGAAGGCTCAGCATTATTTTGCCCGTGAAGCTTATAAGGATATATTGGTTTCTCCGATCGAAAAGGATAATCGGTTATCGGTATATATCGTGTCTGACAGACTGACTGCTTCACAAGGGGATCTGACTGTAACTGTATTGACTTTGGATGGTAAAGTGATCAACAAGATACAGAAGAAAGTTTCAATCGCGGCTAATACCAGTAAGAACGTTTTGTCGATGGATGCAGAGCATCTGATAAAAGGAAATTCAAAGAGTGAAGTGGTCATACAGACCCGTTTGGTCGATAAGGCAGGGAAAATATATACGAACAATTATTTCTTGTTGCAGCAAAAAGCGATAAATTATCCTCTGGTAACAATTTCAAAACAAATAAAACCGATCGATGGAGGCTATGAAATAGAACTTACTGCCGACAAGTTCGCACGTGCGGTATTCATGTCGTTGAATGGAATCGATAATTTCTTTGAGAACAATTATTTTGATATACTTCCGGGAGAAACTGTCTCTGTTAAAGTAAAATCGAAACTGTCAGGATCGGACTTTGGAAAACAGTTGAAAATAGTTTCACTTAGTGATGCGTACTGA
- a CDS encoding glycine--tRNA ligase → MAQEDVFKKLVSHCKEYGFVFPSSEIYDGLGAVYDYGQYGVELKNNIKKYWWDSMTLLHENVVGIDSAIFMHPTIWKASGHVDAFNDPLIDNKDSKKRYRADVLIEDHLAKIDEKIQKEVDKAAKKFGEAFDEVQFRATNGRVLENQAKRDEIHTRFAKALNDSNFEELRQIIIDCEIACPISGTRNWTEVRQFNLMFSTEMGSTADGASKIYLRPETAQGIFVNFLNVQKTGRMKIPFGIAQIGKAFRNEIVARQFIFRMREFEQMEMQFFVRPGEEMEWFKMWKKTRLNWHKAMGLGEKKYRYHDHEKLAHYANAATDIEFEMPFGFKEVEGIHSRTDFDLSQHEKFSGKKMQYFDPELNKSYTPYVIETSIGVDRVFLSVMAGSYCEETLENGETRVVLRLPAALAPIKLAVLPLVKKDGLPEKAEEIINMLKFDFRCQYDEKDSIGKRYRRQDAIGTPYCITVDHDTLKDNCVTIRFRDTMEQERVSIDKLHDIISEKVSMKTLLKKIIE, encoded by the coding sequence ATGGCACAAGAAGATGTTTTCAAGAAATTAGTTTCACACTGTAAAGAATATGGATTTGTATTTCCTTCTTCGGAAATATATGATGGTTTAGGTGCAGTGTATGATTACGGACAGTATGGCGTAGAGCTGAAAAACAATATAAAGAAATACTGGTGGGATAGCATGACCCTACTTCACGAAAATGTAGTAGGCATCGACTCCGCTATTTTTATGCACCCGACTATCTGGAAAGCATCCGGCCATGTGGACGCATTCAACGACCCTTTGATCGACAATAAAGATTCAAAAAAACGCTACCGCGCAGATGTCCTGATCGAAGATCACCTGGCTAAGATCGACGAAAAGATACAGAAAGAAGTAGATAAGGCAGCTAAAAAATTCGGTGAAGCATTCGATGAAGTTCAATTCCGTGCCACCAACGGCCGTGTATTGGAAAATCAGGCTAAACGCGACGAGATACATACCCGTTTCGCAAAAGCATTGAACGATTCTAACTTCGAAGAACTCCGTCAGATCATCATCGATTGCGAAATAGCCTGTCCGATTTCAGGAACACGTAACTGGACGGAAGTACGCCAGTTCAACCTGATGTTCTCTACGGAAATGGGCTCTACAGCCGATGGTGCTTCTAAAATATACCTGCGTCCCGAAACAGCACAGGGAATTTTCGTAAACTTCCTGAATGTACAGAAAACAGGCCGTATGAAAATACCTTTCGGTATCGCTCAGATCGGTAAAGCATTCCGTAACGAAATCGTTGCCCGTCAGTTCATTTTCCGTATGCGTGAATTCGAACAGATGGAAATGCAGTTCTTTGTTCGTCCGGGCGAAGAAATGGAATGGTTCAAGATGTGGAAAAAGACTCGTCTAAACTGGCACAAGGCCATGGGATTAGGTGAAAAGAAATATCGTTACCACGATCACGAGAAACTGGCCCACTATGCCAATGCAGCAACAGATATCGAATTCGAAATGCCATTCGGTTTTAAAGAAGTGGAAGGTATCCATAGCCGTACAGACTTCGACCTGAGCCAACACGAAAAATTCTCCGGTAAGAAAATGCAATACTTCGATCCGGAACTAAATAAAAGCTATACTCCGTATGTTATCGAGACATCTATCGGTGTTGACCGTGTATTCCTGAGCGTTATGGCCGGTTCATATTGCGAAGAGACACTTGAAAACGGCGAAACCCGTGTGGTATTGAGATTACCGGCAGCCCTGGCTCCTATCAAACTGGCCGTATTGCCACTGGTAAAGAAAGACGGTCTTCCTGAAAAGGCAGAAGAAATTATCAACATGCTGAAATTCGATTTCCGTTGCCAGTATGATGAAAAAGATTCTATCGGTAAACGTTACCGCCGTCAGGATGCTATTGGAACCCCGTACTGTATTACAGTTGACCATGATACTTTGAAGGATAATTGCGTAACGATCCGTTTCCGCGACACAATGGAACAGGAACGTGTAAGCATCGACAAGTTGCACGACATTATCTCTGAAAAGGTAAGTATGAAGACGTTATTAAAAAAGATAATTGAATAA
- a CDS encoding hybrid sensor histidine kinase/response regulator transcription factor, with translation MRRVHYIYLLMFFCLLQLDAANRKPFNYYFSHISSKDGLSESQVKVILQDSYGFMWFGTKNGLNRYDGTSIQTINCDDYIAGKGDHNISALFEDENKKLWVGTDRGVYIYDPIYDLFTFIDLKTENGEQMGNWVAKIISDHSGNIWVLIPDQGVFRYKDNKLYYYAITNKDNIKRESPSAICVRENGEVWIGTVGVGLFRYDPKTDSFAQYHTDKDNNTLMNQYIFAMCEYGDWIALAIHDGELKKYNPETNVLQTVKAPGVHYTVLRDVACFDQKKLWVCSHAGLFIIDESHEKVTHLQEDLMHSYSLSDNIIFCIHKDREEGIWLGTKFGGVNYLPNHQLLFEKYVPSSSESSLNTRRIREIVEAPDGKIWIGTEDNGINILDPETGEVKQLQYPAAERKNHLMTHSMTTHNNQLYCGLFKQGFDIIDLSTQSIKHYSPKSLNIDEESVYALLVDSKGQTWLGNGWGLYLAKPGTLDFKKINEVGLDWIFHIMEDSKGRIWIATMGSGIWKFTPNDHSFKKYNHEPKDPTSLSSNSVSSSMEDSKGQIWLSTDRGGICRYNEKEDNFTTFSKEQGLPDDVAYKILEDKNHNLWFGTNQGLVKFNPGTREVRVFTTQDGLIGNQFHYNSGFKARDGKFYFGTIDGLIAFNPDDDRQKDSVTPVYITKFSIYNKEVTVHTPNSPLNRSIVHTDRIVLPYNQSNISFDVAIPSYSSIRNKECLYKMEPLDHTWIKANSNQNISYAQLPPGNYTFQVKATQGEKAENSPTTSLLITILPPWWLSFWAYLVYTILVLCLLYGWFRWYKRRKEQQMEEKQKLFEIAKEKELYEAKVEFFTEIAHEVRTPLTLINSPLETILEMDIQDSKIKRNLNVIAQNTKRLLELASQLLDFRKIDANKFKMDFIWVNVGTLLKDTILRFEPTMVQQKKELSIAIPDKEVIAAIDQEAVTKILSNLLNNALKYSAHKIKVELQQAETTFSIRITNDGGRIPAELSQQIFEPFYQINKKEKTSTGTGIGLPLARSLAMLHSGNLSLDTEATDNSFVLILPLTQEKIRQQESSALQEEFIFSEENTNIHIEGRNYTLLLVEDNDTMRSFLAEKLQEFFITETAPNGKVALEILSEHSVDIVVSDIMMPVMNGLELCKEMKANIELCHIPVIFLTAKNDLDSKINGLRLGAEAYVEKPFSFNYLATQISSLLNNRQKEREAFSKRPFFPVNNMQMNKADKEFMDRIIAIIHENITDENFGVEKLAEILSLSRSSLLRKIKVLSGLSPNDFIRLIRLKKAAELILDGQHRIGEICYLVGINSPSYFSKIFQKQFGVTPKDFEKQNS, from the coding sequence ATGAGAAGAGTCCACTATATATACTTGCTGATGTTTTTCTGTCTGCTACAGCTCGATGCAGCGAACAGAAAGCCATTCAACTATTACTTTTCGCATATTTCAAGTAAAGATGGCCTATCGGAAAGCCAGGTAAAAGTTATATTGCAGGATAGTTATGGCTTTATGTGGTTTGGGACCAAAAACGGATTGAACCGTTATGACGGCACTTCCATCCAAACAATCAACTGTGATGACTATATTGCCGGCAAAGGAGACCACAACATTTCTGCTCTTTTCGAAGATGAAAATAAAAAACTTTGGGTAGGTACCGATAGAGGTGTTTATATCTATGATCCAATATACGATCTGTTCACTTTCATAGACTTAAAAACAGAAAATGGAGAACAGATGGGAAACTGGGTTGCTAAAATAATCTCCGATCATTCAGGAAACATCTGGGTACTTATTCCCGATCAGGGAGTTTTCCGTTATAAAGACAATAAGTTATACTACTACGCAATTACCAATAAAGATAATATTAAACGAGAAAGTCCCAGCGCAATCTGTGTCAGAGAAAATGGAGAAGTATGGATCGGCACAGTGGGCGTAGGCCTTTTCCGCTATGATCCAAAAACAGATTCATTCGCTCAATATCATACCGACAAGGATAATAACACGCTGATGAATCAATATATCTTCGCCATGTGTGAGTATGGTGACTGGATCGCCCTGGCCATTCATGACGGCGAATTAAAGAAATACAACCCTGAGACGAATGTCTTGCAAACAGTAAAAGCCCCAGGGGTACATTATACCGTATTACGCGATGTCGCTTGCTTCGACCAGAAAAAACTTTGGGTCTGCTCTCATGCCGGCCTGTTTATCATAGACGAGAGTCATGAGAAAGTGACTCATCTGCAGGAAGACCTGATGCACTCGTATAGTTTATCCGACAATATTATTTTCTGTATCCATAAAGACCGGGAAGAAGGCATCTGGCTTGGAACTAAATTCGGAGGTGTCAACTATTTACCGAACCATCAACTTTTATTCGAAAAATATGTTCCGTCAAGTTCCGAAAGCTCCCTAAACACCCGACGGATCCGGGAAATCGTAGAAGCTCCGGACGGAAAGATCTGGATCGGTACGGAAGATAACGGTATTAATATACTGGATCCGGAAACCGGAGAAGTTAAGCAACTGCAATATCCGGCAGCCGAACGAAAGAACCACCTGATGACCCATTCCATGACCACACACAACAATCAGCTGTATTGTGGCCTGTTCAAACAGGGCTTTGACATCATCGACTTATCCACACAATCGATAAAGCATTACAGTCCCAAAAGCCTGAACATCGATGAAGAAAGCGTTTATGCTCTTTTAGTCGACAGTAAAGGGCAAACCTGGCTGGGAAACGGATGGGGATTATACCTAGCAAAGCCCGGCACGCTGGATTTCAAGAAAATCAACGAAGTTGGCCTCGACTGGATCTTTCACATCATGGAAGACAGCAAGGGCCGGATATGGATCGCTACCATGGGGAGCGGAATATGGAAATTTACTCCGAATGACCATTCTTTTAAAAAGTACAATCATGAACCGAAAGATCCGACCAGCTTGAGCTCAAACTCCGTTAGTTCCTCCATGGAAGACAGTAAAGGACAGATATGGCTCTCTACCGACCGGGGTGGTATCTGCCGATATAACGAAAAGGAGGATAACTTCACTACATTCTCCAAAGAACAAGGCTTACCGGATGATGTAGCTTATAAGATACTGGAAGATAAAAATCATAATTTATGGTTTGGAACAAACCAGGGACTTGTCAAATTTAATCCGGGAACCAGAGAAGTTCGTGTATTCACAACCCAAGACGGGCTGATTGGAAATCAATTCCATTACAATTCAGGATTTAAAGCAAGAGACGGAAAATTTTATTTCGGAACAATAGACGGATTGATCGCATTCAATCCGGACGACGATCGGCAAAAAGATTCAGTTACTCCGGTATATATCACTAAATTTAGTATCTACAACAAAGAAGTGACGGTTCACACTCCCAATTCGCCGTTAAATAGAAGCATAGTGCATACCGACAGAATCGTATTGCCTTACAATCAGTCGAATATCAGTTTTGATGTAGCAATACCCTCTTATTCGTCCATACGCAATAAAGAGTGCCTTTACAAAATGGAACCACTCGACCATACCTGGATAAAAGCCAATAGCAATCAGAACATATCCTATGCCCAACTACCTCCCGGAAATTATACATTCCAGGTAAAAGCGACGCAAGGAGAAAAAGCCGAGAACTCACCGACAACATCTCTTCTCATTACGATTCTTCCTCCTTGGTGGTTATCATTCTGGGCCTATCTGGTTTATACCATACTGGTACTCTGCCTGTTATACGGGTGGTTCCGCTGGTATAAACGGCGTAAGGAACAACAGATGGAAGAAAAGCAAAAACTCTTTGAGATTGCTAAAGAAAAAGAGCTCTACGAAGCAAAAGTGGAATTCTTTACAGAAATCGCCCACGAGGTACGTACCCCTTTAACTCTGATCAATAGTCCATTGGAGACAATTCTGGAAATGGATATTCAGGATAGCAAAATCAAACGTAATCTGAATGTAATTGCCCAAAACACGAAACGACTGCTCGAACTGGCAAGCCAATTACTGGACTTCCGGAAAATCGATGCCAATAAATTTAAAATGGATTTCATTTGGGTAAATGTCGGTACCTTACTCAAAGATACGATCCTGCGCTTCGAACCGACTATGGTACAGCAGAAAAAAGAACTGTCTATCGCTATCCCCGATAAAGAGGTCATTGCCGCCATCGACCAAGAGGCCGTTACCAAAATATTGAGTAACCTGCTAAATAATGCTCTTAAATATTCAGCTCATAAAATCAAGGTCGAGTTACAACAGGCAGAAACCACCTTCAGCATCCGTATCACCAATGATGGGGGCCGGATACCAGCCGAACTCAGTCAGCAAATATTTGAACCATTCTATCAGATCAATAAAAAAGAAAAAACATCTACCGGAACCGGTATCGGTTTACCGTTAGCCCGCTCACTGGCTATGCTCCATTCCGGTAATCTCTCGTTAGATACGGAAGCAACCGACAATTCATTTGTATTGATTCTGCCTCTTACCCAGGAAAAAATCAGACAACAGGAGAGTTCCGCTCTTCAGGAAGAGTTCATTTTTTCTGAAGAGAATACTAATATTCATATTGAAGGCCGGAATTATACCCTTTTGCTTGTAGAAGATAATGATACCATGCGTTCATTTCTTGCTGAAAAATTACAAGAGTTTTTTATTACCGAAACTGCTCCGAATGGGAAAGTGGCCTTGGAGATCCTGAGTGAACATTCTGTTGATATTGTAGTTAGTGATATCATGATGCCTGTCATGAACGGTCTCGAACTATGTAAAGAAATGAAAGCGAACATCGAGCTCTGTCATATTCCGGTTATTTTCCTGACGGCTAAGAATGATCTCGACAGTAAGATCAACGGTCTGCGTCTGGGAGCCGAAGCTTACGTAGAAAAACCTTTCTCATTCAATTATCTGGCAACACAGATTTCTTCATTGCTGAACAACCGGCAGAAAGAACGTGAGGCGTTTTCTAAACGCCCGTTCTTCCCTGTCAATAATATGCAAATGAATAAAGCGGACAAGGAGTTCATGGATCGTATCATCGCTATTATCCACGAAAACATCACCGATGAGAACTTTGGTGTAGAAAAGCTGGCAGAAATACTTTCTTTAAGTCGTTCCAGCTTACTACGTAAAATAAAAGTCTTATCCGGACTTTCACCGAATGACTTTATCCGCCTCATACGTCTGAAAAAAGCAGCTGAGTTGATACTCGACGGCCAACATCGGATCGGGGAGATCTGTTATCTGGTCGGTATCAACTCACCTTCTTATTTTAGTAAGATATTTCAGAAACAATTCGGTGTAACTCCCAAAGATTTTGAGAAACAAAATAGCTAA
- a CDS encoding FKBP-type peptidyl-prolyl cis-trans isomerase, producing the protein MKKYLQIALMIFCISTVFTSCKDDDNNDDALVEAYKLENEQAFQAKANDPDYIQVQITGSGDGFVYAKKLKNGDGPAIYFNSRVTVYYRGWLANSTSDDYFDKCEFEDGSPAKFAVSSYSANYNQYSNPSGYSAPITGWTIALQNMVVGDKWEVWIPYGLAYGTSDRKDNAGNVTIPAYSTLVFEIEVMERTAEVAGTT; encoded by the coding sequence ATGAAGAAGTACCTGCAAATCGCGTTGATGATTTTTTGTATATCGACCGTTTTTACCTCCTGTAAAGACGACGATAATAATGATGATGCACTTGTCGAGGCATATAAGTTGGAAAACGAACAAGCTTTCCAGGCAAAAGCCAATGATCCGGATTACATACAAGTACAAATAACTGGTAGTGGAGACGGTTTTGTTTATGCTAAAAAGCTGAAAAATGGCGATGGTCCGGCAATCTACTTTAATAGCCGCGTTACTGTTTATTACAGAGGTTGGCTGGCCAACAGCACCTCCGATGATTATTTCGATAAATGCGAGTTTGAAGATGGGTCACCTGCTAAATTTGCAGTAAGTTCCTATTCGGCAAACTACAATCAATATAGCAATCCTAGCGGCTATTCTGCACCGATAACAGGCTGGACAATTGCTTTGCAAAACATGGTTGTAGGTGATAAATGGGAAGTATGGATTCCTTATGGATTAGCTTACGGAACAAGCGACCGGAAAGACAATGCCGGAAATGTTACAATTCCTGCATACTCTACTTTAGTTTTTGAAATTGAAGTAATGGAACGGACTGCTGAAGTGGCAGGCACTACTTAA
- a CDS encoding RagB/SusD family nutrient uptake outer membrane protein gives MKAITILSLSALCLFGTSSCQDFLDKEPQSALTADQIYTDLDRLEPTVDGLYTSFRNTKVNREGFTFYMIGTDEAQQGIKEVLTYASQPGFDYYNGQLNSSLDKISAMWQSKWPIINTASLSICGLSILEESETNEENLKRIKVLKGNACFMRAMSMFELAMHWGEVPVVKIESLDQTDTDYSRRPLSEVWQQIFDDFTYASENLADGRQTGPRATKGSAIAMLGKTCMYAPEESGYRDFQKAIGYFEKINDGRYSLEPNYGTLFDEWGTLEFNSPESVFEIDYEPNDQGRSGWQWDMGSKTLGQAGYSEECYLGGWDVIMPTVYQYSMKEDGGVWEDGDSRKNVNLRYEWTYDGITYTVPTDAADELDPHIKKWEDRRIDRFAPDYPNVFNRSYYRVGKNYPMIRFADVLLCYAECLNEVGNTAQALDIVNNQIRSRAWGGNLPADKQWKGMSKEQFRVEIMDERMRELCFEGWRRMDLIRTGKFVELIKQRNRWAKESGTIQDYHMRYPIPDSEINNNPDFTKDDQNPGY, from the coding sequence ATGAAAGCAATAACTATATTATCACTCTCAGCTCTGTGCTTGTTCGGGACAAGTTCATGCCAGGATTTTTTGGATAAGGAGCCTCAGAGCGCATTGACAGCAGATCAGATTTATACTGATTTGGACAGATTGGAGCCTACGGTTGACGGGTTGTACACCAGTTTTCGTAATACGAAAGTCAATAGAGAAGGCTTTACTTTCTATATGATCGGTACGGATGAAGCCCAGCAGGGTATTAAAGAGGTGCTGACTTATGCGAGCCAGCCTGGTTTTGATTATTATAATGGACAGCTGAATAGCTCACTGGATAAGATCTCTGCCATGTGGCAAAGCAAATGGCCTATTATAAATACGGCATCGTTGTCTATTTGTGGTTTGAGTATCCTGGAAGAATCGGAAACTAATGAAGAGAACCTGAAGCGAATTAAGGTATTGAAAGGTAATGCGTGTTTTATGCGTGCCATGTCAATGTTTGAGCTTGCGATGCATTGGGGAGAAGTTCCGGTTGTTAAAATTGAGTCTTTGGACCAGACAGATACTGATTATTCAAGAAGACCTTTATCGGAAGTATGGCAGCAGATTTTTGATGATTTTACATACGCTTCGGAGAATCTGGCTGATGGAAGACAAACGGGCCCTCGTGCCACAAAAGGTTCTGCTATAGCTATGCTGGGAAAGACTTGTATGTATGCTCCGGAAGAGAGTGGTTATCGCGATTTCCAAAAAGCCATCGGTTATTTTGAGAAAATAAATGACGGACGTTATTCTCTGGAACCGAATTACGGAACGCTGTTTGATGAATGGGGTACTTTAGAGTTTAACTCTCCTGAGTCTGTATTTGAGATCGACTATGAACCGAATGACCAGGGCCGAAGCGGATGGCAATGGGATATGGGATCTAAGACTTTAGGACAAGCCGGTTATAGTGAAGAGTGTTATCTGGGTGGCTGGGATGTGATTATGCCGACAGTTTACCAGTACAGCATGAAAGAGGACGGTGGTGTATGGGAAGACGGCGATTCGCGTAAAAATGTGAACCTGCGTTACGAATGGACTTATGACGGAATTACTTATACAGTTCCTACGGATGCTGCTGACGAATTGGATCCGCATATTAAGAAATGGGAAGACAGACGTATTGACCGTTTTGCTCCCGATTATCCAAATGTGTTCAACAGGAGTTATTACCGTGTAGGTAAGAATTATCCGATGATTCGCTTTGCAGATGTATTGCTTTGCTATGCAGAATGCCTGAATGAAGTTGGAAATACAGCTCAGGCTCTGGATATTGTAAATAATCAGATCCGTAGTCGTGCCTGGGGCGGAAATCTTCCGGCAGATAAGCAGTGGAAGGGAATGTCGAAAGAACAATTCAGAGTCGAAATCATGGACGAGCGTATGCGGGAACTTTGCTTTGAAGGATGGAGACGTATGGACCTTATCAGAACAGGTAAATTTGTGGAGTTGATCAAACAACGTAACCGTTGGGCAAAAGAATCCGGTACGATTCAAGATTACCACATGCGTTATCCTATTCCAGATTCTGAAATTAATAATAATCCGGACTTCACAAAAGATGATCAGAATCCGGGCTATTAA